The following are encoded in a window of Hippoglossus hippoglossus isolate fHipHip1 chromosome 23, fHipHip1.pri, whole genome shotgun sequence genomic DNA:
- the atxn7l1 gene encoding ataxin-7-like protein 1 isoform X4 — protein MATLDRPTPSPDSFLCEPWSSFVGAAASRVVVNSSPDDRDEELPRLREAAPLRQQEMFVDSQFPALEDFTLVVCHVCNKVVTPQGILTHYEKRHSSPVPSRSPLVPMKPKAPAVAPAVAPSPGDTLPFRVPKDFPHSRFSKAPLAVYPPKGARNKTCVSLPVVTLEKMPCLSRADSASHVRLATSSSHSPSSLKPSSLTPSASQRSSEKLTNGRGASGPPTPRSTTPPSSLDRRPSPARSPLDKRPSSTPSPSQPDRKPSPSPLLSHRPVALASSSSTAPLDKKHQNGTKTPPKSHKRLSGRVFDPNKHCGVQDPETKRPCTRSLTCKTHSLTHRRAVPGRRKNFDILLAEHKGQAKEGEKEKERDAAQESPSKPHCPNGRPLSTLKLRLANAHIPRAPGGSTTYTSTPLPPAPVPAPAPNPELSPLSWVATAGDGGRLSSDEGEAETPEDADRPAFHYSNHHPQPLGFCVFSSRLMGRGHYVFDRRWDRMRLALQSMVEKHLNAQMWRKMPLAADSLLSSSCPSSVTSQQTSSVTSPSDSPSYTATFPQSTTTAGVVSIREAVAQAHAPVSSPGKASNGTHKTSRPSKDTDTDSAAGCKKRKNSSYFSSSLSSPSSLILTLDNHKRNGSSHHTTSQGSRGAAPSSARKRGLGRGGSELWRSGDDWLSKSDGSQSLNSQSSHSVGTTSVPYSSGDLASTVHQTPAPPSGPLAYAGGVEGRKRRSPSSYRGKASKLSKPVESLFGKGNDISGILASGPESPRQTKLHH, from the exons ATGGCGACACTGGATCGCCCGACACCGAGTCCGGACAGCTTCCTGTGCGAGCCCTGGTCCTCGTTCGTCGGCGCGGCTGCTTCACGTGTCGTTGTCA ACTCGAGCCCGGACGACAGAGACGAAGAGCTCCCCCGCCTCAGAGAAGCTGCTCCGCTCCGCCAACAAG AAATGTTCGTCGACAGCCAGTTTCCAGCACTGGAGGATTTTACTCTTGTTGTGTGCCATGTCTGCAATAAGGTGGTCACTCCTCAGGGCATACTCACACACTATG AGAAGCGCCACAGCTCCCCTGTCCCCTCCAGGAGCCCCCTGGTCCCCATGAAGCCCAAAGCGCCGGCAGTGGCCCCCGCTGTGGCTCCCAGTCCTGGAGACACGCTGCCCTTCAGGGTCCCCAAAGACTTCCCTCACTCCCGCTTCAGCAAGGCGCCACTTGCCGTCTATCCACCAAAGGGGGCACGGAACAAGACATG TGTCTCGCTTCCTGTCGTAACCTTGGAGAAGATGCCCTGCCTCAGCCGTGCCGACTCGGCTTCACACGTGCGCctcgccacctcctcctcccactctccatcctccctcaaaccctcctccctcactccctcagCCTCGCAGCGCTCCAGTGAAAAGCTCACGAATGGTCGAGGCGCCAGCGGGCCGCCCACGCCACGCTCCACCACGCCCCCATCCTCTCTGGACCGGCGGCCCAGTCCGGCACGCTCGCCGCTGGACAAGCGGCCGTCGTCTACACCCTCTCCCTCCCAGCCGGATCGAAAACCCTCCCCGTCACCTTTGCTCTCTCACCGACCTGTCGCcttagcatcatcatcatcaacagcaCCGCTGGATAAGAAGCACCAGAATGGGACTAAGACCCCCCCCAAGTCGCACAAAAGACTTTCAG GAAGAGTGTTTGATCCTAACAAGCACTGTGGAGTCCAGGACCCGGAGACGAAACGGCCCTGCACGCGCTCGCTCACCTGCAAG ACTCACTCCCTGACCCACCGCCGAGCCGTCCCCGGCCGAAGGAAAAACTTCGACATCCTCCTGGCCGAACACAAGGGGCAAGCaaaggagggggagaaggagaaagaaagagacgcAGCGCAGGAGAGTCCCAGCAAGCCTCACTGCCCGAACGGACGGCCGCTGTCCACGCTGAAGCTGCGACTGGCGAATGCACACATACCCAG GGCTCCAGGCGGCTCCACCACCTACACTTCTACCCCTCTGCCCCCAGCGCCGGTGCCCGCCCCAGCCCCTAACCCTGAGCTGTCCCCTCTCAGCTGGGTGGCGACGGCGGGAGACGGCGGCCGCCTTTCCAGCGACGAGGGAGAGGCCGAGACTCCGGAGGACGCTGACAGACCTGCCTTTCACTACTCCAATCACCACCCACAGCCTTTAGGG tTTTGCGTATTCAGCAGCAGGCTCATGGGACGGGGCCATTACGTGTTCGACAGGCGGTGGGACAGGATGAGGCTGGCGCTCCAGAGCATGGTGGAGAAGCACCTCAACGCACAGATGTGGAG GAAGATGCCTCTGGCTGCTgacagcctcctctcctcctcatgtCCTTCCTCCGTCACGTCCCAGCAGACCTCCTCCGTCACCTCCCCCTCCGACTCCCCCTCCTACACTGCCACCTTCCCTCAGTCCACAACCACGGCCGGAGTGGTCAGCATCCGAGAGGCCGTGGCACAAGCCCACGCCCCCGTCTCTTCACCGGGTAAAGCCAGTAACGGCACCCACAAAACCAGTCGCCCATccaaagacacagacactgactccGCTGCAGGATGtaagaagagaaaaaactctTCGTacttttcctcctccctttcGTCTCCTTCTTCATTGATTTTGACTTTGGACAATCACAAGAGGAATGGCAGCAGCCACCATACGACATCGCAAGGTTCACGGGGGGCAGCTCCCTCCTCGGCCAGGAAAAGGGGTCTCGGGCGCGGGGGGAGCGAGCTTTGGCGCAGCGGAGATGACTGGCTATCAAAATCCGACGGGTCTCAGAGCCTCAACTCGCAGAGCAG TCACAGTGTTGGCACCACCAGTGTACCCTACTCATCTGGGGATCTCGCCTCCACGGTTCATCAGACCCCGGCCCCCCCCTCTGGACCCCTGGCTTATGCTGGAGGAgtagaggggaggaagaggaggagtccCAGCTCGTACAGAGGGAAGGCCAGCAAGCTGAGCAAGCCGGTCGAGAGCCTCTTTGGGAAAGGAAACGACATCAGTGGGATACTGGCGTCAGGGCCAGAATCTCCAAGACAG ACCAAGTTACATCACTGA
- the atxn7l1 gene encoding ataxin-7-like protein 1 isoform X1 produces the protein MHSKNQKRHSSPVPSRSPLVPMKPKAPAVAPAVAPSPGDTLPFRVPKDFPHSRFSKAPLAVYPPKGARNKTCVSLPVVTLEKMPCLSRADSASHVRLATSSSHSPSSLKPSSLTPSASQRSSEKLTNGRGASGPPTPRSTTPPSSLDRRPSPARSPLDKRPSSTPSPSQPDRKPSPSPLLSHRPVALASSSSTAPLDKKHQNGTKTPPKSHKRLSGRVFDPNKHCGVQDPETKRPCTRSLTCKTHSLTHRRAVPGRRKNFDILLAEHKGQAKEGEKEKERDAAQESPSKPHCPNGRPLSTLKLRLANAHIPRAPGGSTTYTSTPLPPAPVPAPAPNPELSPLSWVATAGDGGRLSSDEGEAETPEDADRPAFHYSNHHPQPLGFCVFSSRLMGRGHYVFDRRWDRMRLALQSMVEKHLNAQMWRKMPLAADSLLSSSCPSSVTSQQTSSVTSPSDSPSYTATFPQSTTTAGVVSIREAVAQAHAPVSSPGKASNGTHKTSRPSKDTDTDSAAGCKKRKNSSYFSSSLSSPSSLILTLDNHKRNGSSHHTTSQGSRGAAPSSARKRGLGRGGSELWRSGDDWLSKSDGSQSLNSQSSHSVGTTSVPYSSGDLASTVHQTPAPPSGPLAYAGGVEGRKRRSPSSYRGKASKLSKPVESLFGKGNDISGILASGPESPRQTKLHH, from the exons ATGCATAGCAAAAACC AGAAGCGCCACAGCTCCCCTGTCCCCTCCAGGAGCCCCCTGGTCCCCATGAAGCCCAAAGCGCCGGCAGTGGCCCCCGCTGTGGCTCCCAGTCCTGGAGACACGCTGCCCTTCAGGGTCCCCAAAGACTTCCCTCACTCCCGCTTCAGCAAGGCGCCACTTGCCGTCTATCCACCAAAGGGGGCACGGAACAAGACATG TGTCTCGCTTCCTGTCGTAACCTTGGAGAAGATGCCCTGCCTCAGCCGTGCCGACTCGGCTTCACACGTGCGCctcgccacctcctcctcccactctccatcctccctcaaaccctcctccctcactccctcagCCTCGCAGCGCTCCAGTGAAAAGCTCACGAATGGTCGAGGCGCCAGCGGGCCGCCCACGCCACGCTCCACCACGCCCCCATCCTCTCTGGACCGGCGGCCCAGTCCGGCACGCTCGCCGCTGGACAAGCGGCCGTCGTCTACACCCTCTCCCTCCCAGCCGGATCGAAAACCCTCCCCGTCACCTTTGCTCTCTCACCGACCTGTCGCcttagcatcatcatcatcaacagcaCCGCTGGATAAGAAGCACCAGAATGGGACTAAGACCCCCCCCAAGTCGCACAAAAGACTTTCAG GAAGAGTGTTTGATCCTAACAAGCACTGTGGAGTCCAGGACCCGGAGACGAAACGGCCCTGCACGCGCTCGCTCACCTGCAAG ACTCACTCCCTGACCCACCGCCGAGCCGTCCCCGGCCGAAGGAAAAACTTCGACATCCTCCTGGCCGAACACAAGGGGCAAGCaaaggagggggagaaggagaaagaaagagacgcAGCGCAGGAGAGTCCCAGCAAGCCTCACTGCCCGAACGGACGGCCGCTGTCCACGCTGAAGCTGCGACTGGCGAATGCACACATACCCAG GGCTCCAGGCGGCTCCACCACCTACACTTCTACCCCTCTGCCCCCAGCGCCGGTGCCCGCCCCAGCCCCTAACCCTGAGCTGTCCCCTCTCAGCTGGGTGGCGACGGCGGGAGACGGCGGCCGCCTTTCCAGCGACGAGGGAGAGGCCGAGACTCCGGAGGACGCTGACAGACCTGCCTTTCACTACTCCAATCACCACCCACAGCCTTTAGGG tTTTGCGTATTCAGCAGCAGGCTCATGGGACGGGGCCATTACGTGTTCGACAGGCGGTGGGACAGGATGAGGCTGGCGCTCCAGAGCATGGTGGAGAAGCACCTCAACGCACAGATGTGGAG GAAGATGCCTCTGGCTGCTgacagcctcctctcctcctcatgtCCTTCCTCCGTCACGTCCCAGCAGACCTCCTCCGTCACCTCCCCCTCCGACTCCCCCTCCTACACTGCCACCTTCCCTCAGTCCACAACCACGGCCGGAGTGGTCAGCATCCGAGAGGCCGTGGCACAAGCCCACGCCCCCGTCTCTTCACCGGGTAAAGCCAGTAACGGCACCCACAAAACCAGTCGCCCATccaaagacacagacactgactccGCTGCAGGATGtaagaagagaaaaaactctTCGTacttttcctcctccctttcGTCTCCTTCTTCATTGATTTTGACTTTGGACAATCACAAGAGGAATGGCAGCAGCCACCATACGACATCGCAAGGTTCACGGGGGGCAGCTCCCTCCTCGGCCAGGAAAAGGGGTCTCGGGCGCGGGGGGAGCGAGCTTTGGCGCAGCGGAGATGACTGGCTATCAAAATCCGACGGGTCTCAGAGCCTCAACTCGCAGAGCAG TCACAGTGTTGGCACCACCAGTGTACCCTACTCATCTGGGGATCTCGCCTCCACGGTTCATCAGACCCCGGCCCCCCCCTCTGGACCCCTGGCTTATGCTGGAGGAgtagaggggaggaagaggaggagtccCAGCTCGTACAGAGGGAAGGCCAGCAAGCTGAGCAAGCCGGTCGAGAGCCTCTTTGGGAAAGGAAACGACATCAGTGGGATACTGGCGTCAGGGCCAGAATCTCCAAGACAG ACCAAGTTACATCACTGA
- the atxn7l1 gene encoding ataxin-7-like protein 1 isoform X3, which translates to MHSKNQKRHSSPVPSRSPLVPMKPKAPAVAPAVAPSPGDTLPFRVPKDFPHSRFSKAPLAVYPPKGARNKTCVSLPVVTLEKMPCLSRADSASHVRLAPSSLTPSASQRSSEKLTNGRGASGPPTPRSTTPPSSLDRRPSPARSPLDKRPSSTPSPSQPDRKPSPSPLLSHRPVALASSSSTAPLDKKHQNGTKTPPKSHKRLSGRVFDPNKHCGVQDPETKRPCTRSLTCKTHSLTHRRAVPGRRKNFDILLAEHKGQAKEGEKEKERDAAQESPSKPHCPNGRPLSTLKLRLANAHIPRAPGGSTTYTSTPLPPAPVPAPAPNPELSPLSWVATAGDGGRLSSDEGEAETPEDADRPAFHYSNHHPQPLGFCVFSSRLMGRGHYVFDRRWDRMRLALQSMVEKHLNAQMWRKMPLAADSLLSSSCPSSVTSQQTSSVTSPSDSPSYTATFPQSTTTAGVVSIREAVAQAHAPVSSPGKASNGTHKTSRPSKDTDTDSAAGCKKRKNSSYFSSSLSSPSSLILTLDNHKRNGSSHHTTSQGSRGAAPSSARKRGLGRGGSELWRSGDDWLSKSDGSQSLNSQSSHSVGTTSVPYSSGDLASTVHQTPAPPSGPLAYAGGVEGRKRRSPSSYRGKASKLSKPVESLFGKGNDISGILASGPESPRQTKLHH; encoded by the exons ATGCATAGCAAAAACC AGAAGCGCCACAGCTCCCCTGTCCCCTCCAGGAGCCCCCTGGTCCCCATGAAGCCCAAAGCGCCGGCAGTGGCCCCCGCTGTGGCTCCCAGTCCTGGAGACACGCTGCCCTTCAGGGTCCCCAAAGACTTCCCTCACTCCCGCTTCAGCAAGGCGCCACTTGCCGTCTATCCACCAAAGGGGGCACGGAACAAGACATG TGTCTCGCTTCCTGTCGTAACCTTGGAGAAGATGCCCTGCCTCAGCCGTGCCGACTCGGCTTCACACGTGCGCctcgcc ccctcctccctcactccctcagCCTCGCAGCGCTCCAGTGAAAAGCTCACGAATGGTCGAGGCGCCAGCGGGCCGCCCACGCCACGCTCCACCACGCCCCCATCCTCTCTGGACCGGCGGCCCAGTCCGGCACGCTCGCCGCTGGACAAGCGGCCGTCGTCTACACCCTCTCCCTCCCAGCCGGATCGAAAACCCTCCCCGTCACCTTTGCTCTCTCACCGACCTGTCGCcttagcatcatcatcatcaacagcaCCGCTGGATAAGAAGCACCAGAATGGGACTAAGACCCCCCCCAAGTCGCACAAAAGACTTTCAG GAAGAGTGTTTGATCCTAACAAGCACTGTGGAGTCCAGGACCCGGAGACGAAACGGCCCTGCACGCGCTCGCTCACCTGCAAG ACTCACTCCCTGACCCACCGCCGAGCCGTCCCCGGCCGAAGGAAAAACTTCGACATCCTCCTGGCCGAACACAAGGGGCAAGCaaaggagggggagaaggagaaagaaagagacgcAGCGCAGGAGAGTCCCAGCAAGCCTCACTGCCCGAACGGACGGCCGCTGTCCACGCTGAAGCTGCGACTGGCGAATGCACACATACCCAG GGCTCCAGGCGGCTCCACCACCTACACTTCTACCCCTCTGCCCCCAGCGCCGGTGCCCGCCCCAGCCCCTAACCCTGAGCTGTCCCCTCTCAGCTGGGTGGCGACGGCGGGAGACGGCGGCCGCCTTTCCAGCGACGAGGGAGAGGCCGAGACTCCGGAGGACGCTGACAGACCTGCCTTTCACTACTCCAATCACCACCCACAGCCTTTAGGG tTTTGCGTATTCAGCAGCAGGCTCATGGGACGGGGCCATTACGTGTTCGACAGGCGGTGGGACAGGATGAGGCTGGCGCTCCAGAGCATGGTGGAGAAGCACCTCAACGCACAGATGTGGAG GAAGATGCCTCTGGCTGCTgacagcctcctctcctcctcatgtCCTTCCTCCGTCACGTCCCAGCAGACCTCCTCCGTCACCTCCCCCTCCGACTCCCCCTCCTACACTGCCACCTTCCCTCAGTCCACAACCACGGCCGGAGTGGTCAGCATCCGAGAGGCCGTGGCACAAGCCCACGCCCCCGTCTCTTCACCGGGTAAAGCCAGTAACGGCACCCACAAAACCAGTCGCCCATccaaagacacagacactgactccGCTGCAGGATGtaagaagagaaaaaactctTCGTacttttcctcctccctttcGTCTCCTTCTTCATTGATTTTGACTTTGGACAATCACAAGAGGAATGGCAGCAGCCACCATACGACATCGCAAGGTTCACGGGGGGCAGCTCCCTCCTCGGCCAGGAAAAGGGGTCTCGGGCGCGGGGGGAGCGAGCTTTGGCGCAGCGGAGATGACTGGCTATCAAAATCCGACGGGTCTCAGAGCCTCAACTCGCAGAGCAG TCACAGTGTTGGCACCACCAGTGTACCCTACTCATCTGGGGATCTCGCCTCCACGGTTCATCAGACCCCGGCCCCCCCCTCTGGACCCCTGGCTTATGCTGGAGGAgtagaggggaggaagaggaggagtccCAGCTCGTACAGAGGGAAGGCCAGCAAGCTGAGCAAGCCGGTCGAGAGCCTCTTTGGGAAAGGAAACGACATCAGTGGGATACTGGCGTCAGGGCCAGAATCTCCAAGACAG ACCAAGTTACATCACTGA
- the atxn7l1 gene encoding ataxin-7-like protein 1 isoform X2 — translation MHSKNQKRHSSPVPSRSPLVPMKPKAPAVAPAVAPSPGDTLPFRVPKDFPHSRFSKAPLAVYPPKGARNKTCVSLPVVTLEKMPCLSRADSASHVRLATSSSHSPSSLKPSSLTPSASQRSSEKLTNGRGASGPPTPRSTTPPSSLDRRPSPARSPLDKRPSSTPSPSQPDRKPSPSPLLSHRPVALASSSSTAPLDKKHQNGTKTPPKSHKRLSGRVFDPNKHCGVQDPETKRPCTRSLTCKTHSLTHRRAVPGRRKNFDILLAEHKGQAKEGEKEKERDAAQESPSKPHCPNGRPLSTLKLRLANAHIPRAPGGSTTYTSTPLPPAPVPAPAPNPELSPLSWVATAGDGGRLSSDEGEAETPEDADRPAFHYSNHHPQPLGFCVFSSRLMGRGHYVFDRRWDRMRLALQSMVEKHLNAQMWRKMPLAADSLLSSSCPSSVTSQQTSSVTSPSDSPSYTATFPQSTTTAGVVSIREAVAQAHAPVSSPGKASNGTHKTSRPSKDTDTDSAAGCKKRKNSSYFSSSLSSPSSLILTLDNHKRNGSSHHTTSQGSRGAAPSSARKRGLGRGGSELWRSGDDWLSKSDGSQSLNSQSSHSVGTTSVPYSSGDLASTVHQTPAPPSGPLAYAGGVEGRKRRSPSSYRGKASKLSKPVESLFGKGNDISGILASGPESPRQLHH, via the exons ATGCATAGCAAAAACC AGAAGCGCCACAGCTCCCCTGTCCCCTCCAGGAGCCCCCTGGTCCCCATGAAGCCCAAAGCGCCGGCAGTGGCCCCCGCTGTGGCTCCCAGTCCTGGAGACACGCTGCCCTTCAGGGTCCCCAAAGACTTCCCTCACTCCCGCTTCAGCAAGGCGCCACTTGCCGTCTATCCACCAAAGGGGGCACGGAACAAGACATG TGTCTCGCTTCCTGTCGTAACCTTGGAGAAGATGCCCTGCCTCAGCCGTGCCGACTCGGCTTCACACGTGCGCctcgccacctcctcctcccactctccatcctccctcaaaccctcctccctcactccctcagCCTCGCAGCGCTCCAGTGAAAAGCTCACGAATGGTCGAGGCGCCAGCGGGCCGCCCACGCCACGCTCCACCACGCCCCCATCCTCTCTGGACCGGCGGCCCAGTCCGGCACGCTCGCCGCTGGACAAGCGGCCGTCGTCTACACCCTCTCCCTCCCAGCCGGATCGAAAACCCTCCCCGTCACCTTTGCTCTCTCACCGACCTGTCGCcttagcatcatcatcatcaacagcaCCGCTGGATAAGAAGCACCAGAATGGGACTAAGACCCCCCCCAAGTCGCACAAAAGACTTTCAG GAAGAGTGTTTGATCCTAACAAGCACTGTGGAGTCCAGGACCCGGAGACGAAACGGCCCTGCACGCGCTCGCTCACCTGCAAG ACTCACTCCCTGACCCACCGCCGAGCCGTCCCCGGCCGAAGGAAAAACTTCGACATCCTCCTGGCCGAACACAAGGGGCAAGCaaaggagggggagaaggagaaagaaagagacgcAGCGCAGGAGAGTCCCAGCAAGCCTCACTGCCCGAACGGACGGCCGCTGTCCACGCTGAAGCTGCGACTGGCGAATGCACACATACCCAG GGCTCCAGGCGGCTCCACCACCTACACTTCTACCCCTCTGCCCCCAGCGCCGGTGCCCGCCCCAGCCCCTAACCCTGAGCTGTCCCCTCTCAGCTGGGTGGCGACGGCGGGAGACGGCGGCCGCCTTTCCAGCGACGAGGGAGAGGCCGAGACTCCGGAGGACGCTGACAGACCTGCCTTTCACTACTCCAATCACCACCCACAGCCTTTAGGG tTTTGCGTATTCAGCAGCAGGCTCATGGGACGGGGCCATTACGTGTTCGACAGGCGGTGGGACAGGATGAGGCTGGCGCTCCAGAGCATGGTGGAGAAGCACCTCAACGCACAGATGTGGAG GAAGATGCCTCTGGCTGCTgacagcctcctctcctcctcatgtCCTTCCTCCGTCACGTCCCAGCAGACCTCCTCCGTCACCTCCCCCTCCGACTCCCCCTCCTACACTGCCACCTTCCCTCAGTCCACAACCACGGCCGGAGTGGTCAGCATCCGAGAGGCCGTGGCACAAGCCCACGCCCCCGTCTCTTCACCGGGTAAAGCCAGTAACGGCACCCACAAAACCAGTCGCCCATccaaagacacagacactgactccGCTGCAGGATGtaagaagagaaaaaactctTCGTacttttcctcctccctttcGTCTCCTTCTTCATTGATTTTGACTTTGGACAATCACAAGAGGAATGGCAGCAGCCACCATACGACATCGCAAGGTTCACGGGGGGCAGCTCCCTCCTCGGCCAGGAAAAGGGGTCTCGGGCGCGGGGGGAGCGAGCTTTGGCGCAGCGGAGATGACTGGCTATCAAAATCCGACGGGTCTCAGAGCCTCAACTCGCAGAGCAG TCACAGTGTTGGCACCACCAGTGTACCCTACTCATCTGGGGATCTCGCCTCCACGGTTCATCAGACCCCGGCCCCCCCCTCTGGACCCCTGGCTTATGCTGGAGGAgtagaggggaggaagaggaggagtccCAGCTCGTACAGAGGGAAGGCCAGCAAGCTGAGCAAGCCGGTCGAGAGCCTCTTTGGGAAAGGAAACGACATCAGTGGGATACTGGCGTCAGGGCCAGAATCTCCAAGACAG TTACATCACTGA